In a single window of the Anabas testudineus chromosome 19, fAnaTes1.2, whole genome shotgun sequence genome:
- the LOC113156341 gene encoding neurexophilin-1-like, with the protein MRVDGSDRNLGTMEMFTRHCFLWTLLKGTFCLLILGQHQGNVASNKKAEPGLHGDPALQKWMPNTKPPTSPFVPLSKQGIWEILGGNSQSHSNPNLKIKLRPTMKVQGTSKFSRTFSWGDFYSNIKTVKLNLLIMGKIVDHGNGSLGVYFRHNSTGVGNVSVSLVPPMKEVEFDLVRQSVVHPKDSKTFNCRVDYEKTERNKKVMPCNYDPSKTCAQEQTQSLVTWMCSKPFQVICVYVSFYSTDYRLVQKVCPDYNY; encoded by the exons ATGAGAGTGGATGGATCTGATAGGAACCTGGGCACCATGGAGATGTTCACCAGACACTGCTTTTTATGGACACTTCTGAAAGGAACCTTTTGTTTG ttGATTCTCGGGCAGCATCAAGGCAACGTCGCCTCCAACAAGAAAGCTGAGCCTGGACTTCACGGAGACCCTGCTTTACAAAAATGGATGCCGAACACCAAACCACCCACCAGCCCCTTCGTCCCTCTTTCAAAGCAGGGAATTTGGGAAATACTTGGGGGAAACTCACAATCCCACTCCAACCCAAATTTAAAGATAAAACTTCGACCCACAATGAAAGTTCAAGGAACTTCTAAATTCTCCAGGACGTTCAGCTGGGGAGACTTTTACTCAAACATCAAGACAGTCAAACTGAATTTGCTGATAATGGGGAAGATTGTGGATCATGGGAATGGCTCTCTTGGAGTCTACTTCCGCCACAACTCCACGGGTGTGGGCAACGTGTCCGTCAGCCTTGTCCCACCAATGAAAGAGGTGGAGTTCGATCTCGTGCGCCAAAGTGTGGTCCACCCCAAGGACTCGAAGACCTTCAACTGCAGGGTGGACTATGAGAAAACTGAGCGGAACAAGAAGGTGATGCCGTGTAACTACGACCCTTCGAAGACGTGCGCTCAGGAGCAGACTCAGAGCCTCGTCACCTGGATGTGCTCCAAACCCTTCCAGgtcatatgtgtgtatgtgtctttcTACAGCACGGACTACAGGCTGGTTCAGAAAGTTTGTCCAGACTATAACTACTAG